The DNA sequence ACTGTATAGACATCAAGGATTATGTTTACTGTAtcttttatgtatatttttggaAAGCTTTGTGCTGATTTAtgcttatttatttgttgtttcttttgactggtgaatattTGTTTACTCAACTAGGTGTTCTTGTGCAAAATATGGCTCTGAGTCAAACTGCAGACCAGTCTTCATCGTACCCTGGTGGTCCTGCCAGAAATGCTGTTGATGGAAACCGAGACCCAAATTTTGCGAAAGGATCCTGCTCACATACCCAACGAGAGTCCAATCCCTGGTGGAGGGTGGACCTGCAGAATGTGTACACAGTTACTGCTGTGATGATAACCAACAGAAATAAATTTGAAAACAGGCTAGACGGTGCTGAAATCTGGATCGGAACCTCATTGGAGGACAATGGTGCCAAAAAATCCAGGTGCTTGACGCAGACTTCTATATTACATCCCCCATTGGGACAAGGAAAAGCTTTTGCCTAcctcactttgtgttttcttttctgatccTTTTCTCAAACTCAGTTGTGCAATCATCTCTCACATTCCCAAAGGACGCACTTTCTACTTCCCATGTAGCTCTACAGAGGGACGCTACGTCACAGTTTTTCTTCCAGGAACAGAGAAGATTCTTACTCTCTGCAAGGTCGAAGTTTTCCCTTTAGATTATGCTAATGGCACATACATATGATTCAAATAGGTTTTGGAGTGCAAGAACTCTTCAGTCTAGGGCCAAGAATATTAAAATCAGGGGGCGCTTGTGgggcagtggttggtgcgcgcgtcccatgtatggaggctgcggtcctctggggggggggggggggggggccctggttggaatcccacctgtggctcctttcccgcatgtaataccccactctctctctccccgatttccagctctatccagcTCTATCCagaaattataatttttttaaatttacgagaataaagtcataaatttacaaGTTCTTCttgaaaaaaatcttgaaattaaaaaaatatgtattttttaacatggccctaatcctccgtcgtaaatCCCATTGTTTTTAAGGTTGAATAAATTTGAGAGTTGTTATTTACCCGAGTTGACAAAAATCAACCTGTATGGGCCTAGTGTTTTTGGTTCACATTTTTTCAGTCTTGAGACTTCTGCTTTTGGGACAATGAGACCTTTGACAGGAGCCAGGAGGCACTCTGCCTTACAAATTGCGCATCATCAGTCCCATTCTCTTGAACTTTGAATCTCAGTGACGCCTTGGTGACATTTCATCAAATTTGGTCAATTTGTGGACTTCAACTCAAAGTTTGAGTCTGATAAGACTGAATTTGTGAATACGTCTGAGATCAATGTCACTGTGAACTctcacaaaacatttttgtcaGCAACACAATCATTTAttagcattttattttgtttgttctttttaaagttttttaagtCCACCTCCATCCAAGGCCATCGATGGGCGACGCAATCCCATCTTCTATGACAGGTTTTGTACCCACactaaaaaagagacaaaccCATGGTGGAGGTTGGACCTGCGAGAAACACACGCAGTCACATCTGTCAAAGTAACCAATAGAAGAGACTGCTGCGCTCAGAGGCTGGATGGAGCCGAGATCCGAATCGGGAACTCAGCAGAGAACAATGGAAATGACAACCCCAAGTAAAGACCATAATAAGCGATTATGTTAAACATTCTTCAGTGCTCATGGGAAAAGTTAAGACAGGAATGAACTCCCTCAAGGGGAGTTGTAATGTTGTCAACCTTGCGAAATTCAACCAATCCCTGCACACTTTACATGACTTTGAAGTCTTAACCAAACGCCAGGATTCATCTGCAAACTAGCAGAATAAACCATGTGCGgtcatgtttgactttgttgatgttttcatcCATTTCACTTTGTTACATCGAGGAAAAGGGT is a window from the Labrus mixtus chromosome 23, fLabMix1.1, whole genome shotgun sequence genome containing:
- the LOC132958941 gene encoding uncharacterized protein LOC132958941; the protein is MVLQLIKPDLLDQEVKNPLSATSSTPALHRPQLQAGEGHPSRLTNRKPCGCHGSTFATVAGFVFGSDVAVYHGTGVLVQNMALSQTADQSSSYPGGPARNAVDGNRDPNFAKGSCSHTQRESNPWWRVDLQNVYTVTAVMITNRNKFENRLDGAEIWIGTSLEDNGAKKSSCAIISHIPKGRTFYFPCSSTEGRYVTVFLPGTEKILTLCKVEVFPLDYAIDGRRNPIFYDRFCTHTKKETNPWWRLDLRETHAVTSVKVTNRRDCCAQRLDGAEIRIGNSAENNGNDNPK